The DNA segment TCCGATCTCTCGATCCAGCGCCCGATCCTGACCTGGATGATGATGCTCGCGCTCGTCGTCTTCGGCGTGCTCGGCTTCCAGCGCCTGGGCGTGGATCAGTTCCCGAACATGGAGTTCCCCGTGCTCACGGTTCTGGCGGAGCTCTCCGGCGCGAGCCCCGAGGGAATCGAAGAGGACGTCACCGACATCATCGAGGAACGGCTGAACACGATCGCGGGCGTGCGCTCGATCCGCTCCACGAGCTCGCAGGGATTTGCGCTGGTCACGGT comes from the Deltaproteobacteria bacterium genome and includes:
- a CDS encoding efflux RND transporter permease subunit → MSLSDLSIQRPILTWMMMLALVVFGVLGFQRLGVDQFPNMEFPVLTVLAELSGASPEGIEEDVTDIIEERLNTIAGVRSIRSTSSQGFALVTV